DNA from Helicobacter pylori:
GTTGAGGTGATCTATCTCATGCTGAATGGCTACCGCTAAAAGTTCGCTCGCTTCTAAGATTTTCACTTCAGCGAAGCGGTTTTGATACTCTATCTTAACCTTTTCAAAACGCTCCACCTCTTCATAAAACCCCGGCACAGACAAGCACCCTTCTCTATACATTATTGAACCCCCCGTTTCTATCCATTTAGGGTTAATGATTTCTAGGCAATCCTCTTTGTGTTGCACGCCGTCTTCTTGCGGGAGATTGATGATGAGCATTCTTAAGGGTAAGCCCACTTGAATAGCGGCTAAGCCTATCCCCTCACTAGCGATCATGGTTTCATGCATATCGTCTAATTGCTGGTGGAGTTTTGAATCAAAAGAAACGACCTCTTTAGAAATCGTTCTTAAGATTTTAGAAGGGTAATGGATAATCTCTAATAACGCCATGCAATCACTTCACATTTTTCTGTAACACTTTATCAATCAAGCCATACTCTTTAGCTTCTTTAGCGCTCATGTAAAAATCCCTATCCGTGTCTTTAGCGATTTGCTCCAAACTCTGCCCTGAGTTTTGAGCCAGAATAGAATTCATCAAACCCTTAAGCCTAAGGATCTCGTTAGAAATGATTTCAATATCGCTCGCTTGCCCTTGAGCCCCCCCTAAAGGCTGGTGGATCATAATCCTTGAATGGGGCAGTGAAAAGCGTTTGCCCTTAGCCCCACAGCTTAGTAAAAACGCCCCCATAGAAGCCGCTTGACCGATGCAAATCGTGGAGACATCAGGGCGGATAAAATTCATCGTGTCATAAATGCTAAGACCGCTCGTTATCACCCCACCAGGAGAATTGATATACAAGCCAATGTCTTTTTCAGGGTCTTCGGCTTCCAAAAACAAGAGTTGGGCCACGATAGAAGACGCCACGCTGTCATTGATTTCACCGCTCAATAAAACAATACGATCCTTTAAAAGGCGTGAGTAAATATCATAACTGCGTTCGCCACGCTCTGTATTTTCTATTACATAAGGAATGTATCCCATCATTTTTCCCTTTTAATCGTTTAACCCACTTGAGTTTTTTGAGCGTTAGGCCTCATTTTTTCCAAAATTTCTTGCTGTTCTTTAGGCAGGTTTTTATCCAACAAATAAGTCAGCACCCGATCTTCAATCATCGCCATTTTCACCGCCGCCAACATGTTATTTTTGCGGTATTGTTCAATGAGATTTTCTGGGTTTTGCCCTGTCATCATCGCTTCATAATACAAGGTTTGAAAGACTTCATTATCATGCACGCCAATCTTTTCTTCCTTCGCTAGAGCGTCAATGACGAAAGTGATTTTCACGCTTTTTGTCGCATCATTCCTAAAACTTTCACGCTTTTCTTTGGCTTTTTCTTGACTTTCTTGTAAGGATTTGACTTCCTCAGCTTGCATGGAATAAAGAGCGTTCCTAAATAACAAATCCATTTCTTGCTCTATGATCGTTTTAGGCAAATCAAAAAAGATTTTTTCGTCTAAATTTTCAATCAATTTTTCTTTCAGCTCTTCATTATAGAGTCTGGCTTTATTTTCTAAAAACAACTGCCCTTTAACCCTTTCTTTTAAAAGCTCTAAAGTCGCATTCTCTTCATTGGCTAAGACGATTTTAGCGAGTTCGTCATTGATTTCTAACGCTTCACGCGCTTGAATCTGGCGCAATTTCACTTTAAAAAGGGCTTCTTTGCCGGCTAAATGCTCTGCGTGGTATCCGCTAGGGAAAGTCAAAGGGAATTCTTTTTCTTCGCTCGTTTGCATGCCTAAAAGAGCCTTTTCAAAATCTTCTAGCATTTGCTTACTACCTAAAATCAAACTGAAATTCTCAGCCTTGCCCCCTTCAAAAGGCGCATTGTCTATAAAGCCTTCAAAATCAATCGTCAATTTATCGTCGTTTTGTGCTTTTCTTTGAGCGTCAGCATCCACAAATTTCGCGTAATCTTTAGCGAGCTGTTTCAAACGCTCATTAATTTTTTCTTCATTTGGAACTTCCACTCCCACGCTAGGCACACACTCTTTGATCTTGTCTAAAACAATCGTGGGTTTTAAGCCGATGTCCGCTTCTATTTCAAAATGCGTGTCTTTTTTTTCAAATTTAGTGAAATTGGGGCTACCGATGAGATCCTTAGTTTCAATCCCTAATTCTTTAAGAGCGTTTTTTAAAACCTCTTGAATCATCTCTTCTTGAGCGTCTTGTTCAATTTGGGCTTGATAACGGGTTTTCACTAAACTAAGGGGGACTTTACCTCTTCTAAAGCCATCAATTTTAACTTTTTGGGCGATTTTTTGAGCGATTTTATCATAACGCTTTTCTAAATCTTCAACAGAAGGTTTAGCGCTCAAATGGGCGTTAGCGGTGTCAATCTTTTTCACTTCAAGATTCATTTCTTTCCTTAATGGTTAAAAAATTAAAGTTTTATAGTCATTATAGCTTAATTTGTTTTAATTCCGGTT
Protein-coding regions in this window:
- the tig gene encoding trigger factor, whose protein sequence is MNLEVKKIDTANAHLSAKPSVEDLEKRYDKIAQKIAQKVKIDGFRRGKVPLSLVKTRYQAQIEQDAQEEMIQEVLKNALKELGIETKDLIGSPNFTKFEKKDTHFEIEADIGLKPTIVLDKIKECVPSVGVEVPNEEKINERLKQLAKDYAKFVDADAQRKAQNDDKLTIDFEGFIDNAPFEGGKAENFSLILGSKQMLEDFEKALLGMQTSEEKEFPLTFPSGYHAEHLAGKEALFKVKLRQIQAREALEINDELAKIVLANEENATLELLKERVKGQLFLENKARLYNEELKEKLIENLDEKIFFDLPKTIIEQEMDLLFRNALYSMQAEEVKSLQESQEKAKEKRESFRNDATKSVKITFVIDALAKEEKIGVHDNEVFQTLYYEAMMTGQNPENLIEQYRKNNMLAAVKMAMIEDRVLTYLLDKNLPKEQQEILEKMRPNAQKTQVG
- the clpP gene encoding ATP-dependent Clp endopeptidase proteolytic subunit ClpP, with the protein product MGYIPYVIENTERGERSYDIYSRLLKDRIVLLSGEINDSVASSIVAQLLFLEAEDPEKDIGLYINSPGGVITSGLSIYDTMNFIRPDVSTICIGQAASMGAFLLSCGAKGKRFSLPHSRIMIHQPLGGAQGQASDIEIISNEILRLKGLMNSILAQNSGQSLEQIAKDTDRDFYMSAKEAKEYGLIDKVLQKNVK
- the def gene encoding peptide deformylase, whose translation is MALLEIIHYPSKILRTISKEVVSFDSKLHQQLDDMHETMIASEGIGLAAIQVGLPLRMLIINLPQEDGVQHKEDCLEIINPKWIETGGSIMYREGCLSVPGFYEEVERFEKVKIEYQNRFAEVKILEASELLAVAIQHEIDHLNGVLFVDKLSILKRKKFEKELKELQKKQKHK